From one Dermacentor variabilis isolate Ectoservices chromosome 3, ASM5094787v1, whole genome shotgun sequence genomic stretch:
- the Fbxo42 gene encoding F-box protein 42, with protein sequence MSTSCIEDLPDVVLEYIFCYLSPYRDFKSCRLVNKAWYAHAKAAERKLRRDFLNSVSLQNVVWCQKPTESGPTISKRYSHSACVLGDSMYVFGGCTTANTTFNDLWRLDLATRRWIRPLTMGTYPPPKACASLVPYKENLLLFGGWTHTSPYPLHQAWRIFRHLHVYNCSANRWTQVSTVGGCPSMAGHSATMQGHLMVVFGGLHCANPVGPFSSSNDIWVLDLQSYVWSKQRTTTPKPWPRYGHSQIPLDEKHILVVGGCGGPNMLLNDVWLLEIFDNPEKPWSWKEVTVTNKEHAAPQLSFHPACKVSDRVVVLSKSQRAYASPSGLHPAGLMRVRPTHRVWVPPSPEQPARPQPSDTQRDACVNGTRGVLKRPLESLPSSSSSPSTSSSPSQPSTSNQGPSDFALPGSSTASSSSCDEEDETSDDMARRLSSKKTAISTVGSARPSVRPNARHNRQRQLELLDRMEQRLKALRAGGASSVPARRRPTVPVCPMRLYVLDVSQVAQEGKASWLPLQPQVAATSTASMVEEVILYSLVLGRGELILFGGIQKDLVNRQEDTDGTSEVVSSSLHFITSKRDVI encoded by the exons ATGAGCACGTCATGCATAGAAGACCTCCCGGACGTTGTGTTAGAGTATATATTCTGCTACCTTTCGCCATACAGAGACTTCAAGTCGTGCAGACTAGTCAACAAAGCTTGGTACGCTCACGCTAAAG CTGCAGAACGTAAGCTACGCAGGGACTTCCTAAATTCTGTGTCGCTTCAAAATGTTGTCTGGTGCCAAAAGCCAACAGAGTCGGGGCCCACCATTTCAAAGCGCTACTCCCACAGTGCCTGTGTGCTTGGGGACTCGATGTACGTTTTCGGTGGTTGCACGACAGCGAATACGACGTTCAACGACCTTTGGCGCCTTGACCTTGCCACCCGAAGGTGGATTCGGCCACTCACAATGG GTACCTACCCTCCACCCAAAGCATGTGCATCACTTGTGCCGTACAAGGAAAACCTGCTGCTTTTTGGGGGGTGGACGCACACGTCTCCATACCCGTTGCATCAG GCATGGCGCATCTTCCGCCACCTGCACGTGTACAACTGTAGCGCCAACCGGTGGACCCAGGTGAGCACGGTTGGCGGCTGTCCCTCCATGGCGGGCCACTCGGCCACCATGCAGGGCCACCTCATGGTGGTCTTTGGCGGGCTGCACTGCGCCAACCCGGTCGGGCCATTCTCCAG TTCCAACGACATCTGGGTCCTAGATCTACAGAGTTATGTGTGGAGCAAGCAGAGGACAACTACACCAAAGCCCTGGCCACGTTATGGCCATTCACAA ATTCCCCTGGATGAAAAACACATTCTTGTTGTTGGAGGCTGTGGTGGCCCTAACATG CTTTTGAATGATGTCTGGCTGTTGGAAATTTTTGACAACCCTGAAAAGCCATGGAGCTGGAAGGAAGTGACGGTGACAAACAAGGAGCACGCGGCGCCGCAGCTCTCATTCCATCCTGCATGCAAG GTCAGTGATCGGGTGGTGGTGCTGAGCAAATCACAGCGAGCGTATGCCTCGCCCTCTGGGTTGCATCCAGCCGGATTGATGCGAGTGCGGCCGACACATCGCGTGTGGGTGCCTCCAAGCCCTGAACAGCCAGCCAG GCCTCAGCCGAGTGATACTCAGCGGGATGCATGCGTCAATGGAACCCGAGGCGTTCTGAAGAGGCCTCTCGAGTCACTGCCTTCATCGTCTTCCTCACCATCTACCTCATCTTCACCTAGCCAGCCCTCCACGTCAAACCAGGGCCCATCAGATTTTGCACTTCCTG GCTCATCTACAGCCAGCAGTTCCAGTTGCGATGAAGAGGATGAAACGAGTGATGATATGGCAAGGAGGTTGTCCTCAAAGAAGACGGCTATATCCACAGTTGGCAGTGCCCGCCCATCGGTACGCCCCAATGCCCGGCACAATCGGCAGAGGCAGCTGGAGTTACTCGACCGTATGGAGCAGAGGCTCAAGGCCCTTAGAGCAGGAGG GGCATCGTCTGTGCCAGCACGGAGGCGGCCAACCGTGCCCGTGTGCCCCATGCGGCTGTACGTTCTGGATGTCAGTCAGGTGGCTCAGGAAGGCAAGGCATCGTGGCTGCCACTGCAGCCGCAAGTAGCTGCAACTAGCACCGCTTCCATGGTTGAAGAGGTGATCCTGTACTCGCTGGTGCTTGGACGTGGGGAGCTGATCCTTTTCGGTGGCATTCAG AAGGACCTCGTCAACAGGCAGGAGGACACCGATGGCACTTCTGAGGTCGTCTCAAGCTCTCTGCATTTCATCACATCCAAGAGGGACGTCATATGA